In Desulfosediminicola ganghwensis, a single window of DNA contains:
- a CDS encoding MBL fold metallo-hydrolase: MLTQHTINTPYIVGPVHCYTLERDGELLLFDTGPYTMDAMGFMRNNIDLSRLRHIFITHCHIDHYGLAHWLEKETDATIYLPYRDALKMEHHHDRMELMYDLLVSLGFGESYLRELRRIFESGVLFPPFPKEYQISEDFIPEELGIEVINCPGHSQSDVVYVVDDYVVTGDTLLRGIFQSPLLDIDLNTGKRFKNYDAYCKSIVKLAALNDYTVLPGHRESVSSIEDILLFYIDKLLIRVEQMVPFRDQDNVSWIIEKFFNKSMTDVFHIYLKASEIRFMQDLLAEPEQLKRSLETIGLFDKVADKYARVALK, from the coding sequence ATGCTTACGCAACATACAATCAATACACCCTACATTGTCGGACCTGTTCACTGTTACACTTTAGAGCGTGACGGTGAGTTGCTGCTTTTCGATACCGGCCCCTACACTATGGACGCGATGGGCTTTATGCGTAACAACATAGATCTCAGCCGTCTTCGCCATATCTTCATTACCCATTGTCATATCGATCACTACGGATTGGCGCATTGGCTCGAAAAAGAGACCGATGCCACCATTTACCTGCCATATCGCGACGCCCTGAAAATGGAGCACCATCATGACCGGATGGAGTTGATGTATGACTTGCTGGTCAGTCTGGGGTTTGGGGAATCGTACCTGAGAGAGCTCAGGAGAATATTTGAAAGCGGCGTACTGTTTCCACCGTTTCCCAAAGAGTACCAAATAAGCGAAGATTTTATACCAGAGGAACTTGGCATAGAGGTGATCAATTGTCCCGGTCACTCACAGAGTGACGTGGTCTATGTGGTGGATGATTACGTGGTGACCGGGGATACGTTGCTGCGTGGTATTTTTCAGTCCCCCCTGCTCGATATCGACCTGAACACGGGCAAGCGCTTCAAAAACTACGATGCCTACTGCAAAAGCATCGTGAAACTCGCTGCTCTCAACGACTACACGGTACTTCCCGGTCATCGTGAGAGTGTAAGCAGTATTGAAGATATCCTGCTCTTTTACATTGATAAGCTGCTGATTCGGGTTGAGCAAATGGTGCCGTTTCGTGATCAGGACAATGTTTCGTGGATCATAGAAAAGTTTTTCAACAAATCCATGACCGATGTATTTCACATTTACCTCAAAGCATCGGAGATACGTTTTATGCAGGATTTGCTGGCTGAACCCGAGCAACTGAAAAGATCTCTTGAAACAATAGGTCTGTTTGACAAGGTGGCCGATAAATATGCGCGTGTAGCATTGAAATAA
- a CDS encoding FAD-dependent oxidoreductase, translated as MHDPLFQPWNIGQLSIRNRIFMPAMHMNMCRNFEVTDQIVDFYRERAFGGAGLISVGYATVDELSGTPLNIGAHSDAFVPGLARLAAAIHEGGALATVQLNHAGRYNASFFLGGKKPVAPSPVPSRLTRETPREMTREEIDATVASFADAAVRVKEAGFDLVEILAGTGYLISSFLSPFTNQRDDEYGGRLENRMRFGIEVIKAVKERLAGACPILVRINGNDYMQGGIGSKDMQAFAVALVEAGVDALCVNVGWHEAQVPQIVTKVPRGVFAYMAREIREKVDVPVIASHRINDPATARRLISLGYCDAVAIGRALITDPEFPEKAQRGEEDQIVHCIACGQGCFDNIFKMRPVECVCNPKAGYEKERKIELSDSPCRVMVAGGGAAGISAALAAAERGHRVSLIESSMRLGGQLHLAGAPPGRNEFLVYANDLKSKLSASGVEIVLNTSVDRALLDEQRPDELIVATGGKPVTPQIAGVEQDHVVQAWDILSGKYQAGRRVVVVGGGAVGVETALKLAEEGTLSGEELKFLLVNQAEDPAELVRLATEGGREIVMVEMQEKVGTNFGKTTRWGMLQDVARHRVQALAAAKVLEITATGVCVEVEGNKREIPADTVVLAVGTASEYSLKADAVELGIRVRTVGDASQPGTVFEACHQGFLAGRGI; from the coding sequence ATGCACGATCCTTTATTTCAACCCTGGAACATTGGGCAGTTAAGCATCAGGAATCGAATTTTCATGCCGGCTATGCATATGAATATGTGCCGGAATTTTGAGGTGACTGATCAGATCGTCGACTTTTACCGGGAACGTGCCTTTGGCGGTGCCGGCCTGATAAGTGTCGGTTATGCGACCGTTGACGAATTGTCCGGAACCCCGCTGAATATCGGTGCTCACAGTGATGCATTTGTGCCGGGGCTCGCCAGGCTTGCTGCCGCGATCCATGAAGGTGGTGCCCTGGCAACAGTTCAGCTCAACCATGCAGGGCGATACAACGCTTCGTTCTTCCTCGGCGGTAAAAAGCCGGTGGCGCCTTCACCAGTGCCGTCCCGACTGACCAGGGAGACCCCCCGCGAGATGACCAGAGAGGAGATCGATGCGACGGTTGCCAGCTTTGCCGATGCGGCGGTTCGGGTAAAGGAGGCAGGGTTTGACCTGGTCGAAATCCTGGCCGGTACCGGCTATCTCATCAGTTCCTTCCTGTCGCCGTTTACCAATCAGCGTGATGACGAATATGGCGGCAGGCTTGAAAACCGTATGCGCTTTGGTATCGAGGTGATCAAGGCCGTGAAAGAACGGTTGGCTGGCGCTTGTCCGATATTGGTTCGTATCAACGGCAACGACTACATGCAGGGTGGTATCGGTTCAAAAGATATGCAGGCCTTCGCTGTAGCACTGGTCGAGGCCGGTGTTGATGCCTTGTGCGTCAATGTGGGTTGGCATGAGGCCCAGGTGCCCCAGATTGTGACTAAGGTGCCGAGAGGTGTGTTCGCTTATATGGCACGTGAGATCAGGGAGAAGGTCGATGTACCCGTCATCGCTTCCCATAGAATAAATGACCCGGCCACAGCCCGGAGACTCATCAGCCTTGGATATTGCGATGCGGTGGCAATCGGCAGGGCGCTTATCACAGATCCCGAATTTCCGGAAAAAGCACAACGGGGCGAAGAGGATCAGATTGTTCACTGTATAGCCTGCGGCCAGGGTTGTTTTGACAACATCTTCAAGATGCGGCCGGTCGAGTGTGTCTGTAACCCGAAAGCAGGTTATGAGAAAGAACGAAAAATCGAGCTCAGCGACTCTCCTTGCAGGGTAATGGTTGCTGGTGGTGGCGCTGCCGGTATCAGCGCCGCGCTGGCTGCAGCGGAACGTGGCCACCGGGTAAGCCTCATTGAATCTTCGATGAGGCTTGGTGGCCAGCTGCATCTGGCCGGAGCGCCTCCAGGCAGAAATGAATTTCTGGTCTATGCGAATGATCTGAAAAGTAAATTGTCAGCCTCAGGTGTTGAAATTGTGCTGAACACGTCGGTGGATCGGGCGTTGCTTGATGAGCAAAGACCTGATGAACTGATTGTTGCTACCGGCGGCAAGCCGGTCACTCCGCAGATAGCCGGGGTCGAACAGGATCATGTGGTGCAGGCCTGGGATATTCTATCGGGTAAATACCAGGCGGGTCGCAGGGTGGTTGTTGTGGGTGGTGGTGCAGTGGGTGTTGAAACGGCACTGAAACTTGCGGAAGAGGGCACATTGAGTGGCGAGGAGTTGAAGTTCCTGCTTGTGAACCAGGCAGAGGACCCTGCTGAATTGGTCCGCCTGGCCACAGAGGGCGGCCGGGAAATCGTGATGGTCGAGATGCAGGAGAAGGTGGGGACAAATTTCGGTAAGACCACCCGCTGGGGCATGTTGCAGGATGTCGCCCGACATCGCGTTCAGGCACTGGCAGCAGCGAAGGTTCTGGAAATTACCGCAACCGGTGTATGCGTAGAGGTTGAGGGCAATAAACGTGAAATTCCGGCAGACACGGTAGTGCTGGCGGTGGGAACGGCTTCGGAATACTCGCTGAAAGCTGATGCTGTCGAGCTCGGTATCCGGGTCCGGACCGTGGGGGATGCTTCCCAGCCGGGTACTGTTTTTGAAGCGTGTCACCAGGGTTTTCTGGCAGGACGGGGGATCTGA
- a CDS encoding DUF4442 domain-containing protein, whose translation MQLFDLLDPLTTRARVSKGWLWVLNRIVMWVIPFNGAHNFVIAGIGEDFVRTKAPYRRKNFNHIRGIHACGIATIAEFSAGFLLLTQLDPSRYRLIMSHMEVEYTYQAKDEIYSESRQSLDKLNRDVVEPLKSKDLVTVTMESRVTDSSGNNVALAHTTWQIKNWRKVKTKV comes from the coding sequence ATGCAACTCTTTGATCTGCTCGACCCGCTGACCACGCGGGCACGGGTATCGAAGGGATGGCTGTGGGTGCTGAACCGTATCGTTATGTGGGTAATTCCGTTTAATGGAGCACATAATTTTGTTATCGCTGGCATCGGTGAAGATTTCGTGCGCACCAAGGCCCCGTACAGAAGAAAGAACTTCAATCATATCCGCGGAATTCACGCCTGCGGTATTGCGACTATAGCAGAATTTTCTGCAGGATTTCTATTGCTGACTCAGCTCGATCCATCCAGGTATCGTTTGATCATGTCCCATATGGAAGTTGAGTATACTTACCAGGCTAAAGACGAGATCTATTCGGAATCACGGCAGAGTCTTGATAAACTGAACCGTGATGTGGTGGAACCGTTGAAAAGTAAGGATCTGGTCACTGTCACCATGGAGAGCAGGGTTACTGACAGTTCCGGCAATAATGTGGCGCTGGCCCACACGACCTGGCAGATCAAAAACTGGCGGAAAGTGAAGACCAAGGTGTGA
- a CDS encoding acyl-CoA dehydrogenase yields the protein MLLNPKNYDRPHIDERYRELVEKTIEYFETKGLNKIKEDDQSQVWYEDFLEFIKHKKVFATLLTPEAYGKGETRWDMYRISEYNEILAFYGLCYWYAWQVTILGLGPIWMGKNEEQKQLTAKLLQEGGVFAFGLSEKTHGADLYSSEMTLTPQEDGTYLANGSKYYIGNGNCAALVSTFAKMADTGEYVFFTVNPEHPAYECVKKIDTSGVRQAYVAEYALHDYPITEADILSVGEHAWNSSLNTINVGKFELGCASIGIATHSFYEALNHAAARNLYGRYVTDFPHVRKIFVESYARLCAMKLVAYRSADYLRVASDEDRRYLLFNPIVKMKVTGQGEKVVALLHEVIAAKGFEQDTYFEMAIRDIGMLPKLEGTEHVNMALIIKFVKNYFFEPVEYPEVGKQCEAKDDSYLFNQKTGKLASVRFADYRRAYKGFETANILLFRSQMELFRKLLISAPPSKEQAANIDYMLSAGELFTLAVYAQLVLENSKINGVDSDLLEQIFTFLVQDFSRAALQMIVSFDNSPEQEEMYREMLKKPVNDSDSFDRVWQNQVYPLRDTYVMND from the coding sequence ATGTTACTCAATCCAAAGAATTATGATCGTCCCCATATTGATGAACGCTATCGTGAGCTGGTGGAGAAAACCATCGAATATTTCGAGACCAAAGGGCTGAATAAGATCAAGGAAGATGATCAGTCCCAGGTCTGGTATGAAGATTTTCTGGAATTTATCAAGCATAAGAAGGTATTCGCTACCTTGCTAACTCCTGAAGCGTACGGCAAAGGTGAAACCCGCTGGGATATGTACCGTATTAGTGAATATAATGAAATTCTGGCATTTTACGGACTTTGCTACTGGTATGCCTGGCAGGTCACTATTCTTGGTCTTGGCCCTATCTGGATGGGTAAAAATGAGGAGCAGAAGCAGTTGACGGCAAAGCTTCTGCAAGAAGGTGGGGTGTTTGCTTTCGGCTTGTCCGAGAAGACCCATGGGGCGGACCTCTACTCTTCAGAGATGACCCTCACTCCGCAGGAGGATGGCACCTATCTGGCCAACGGTTCGAAATATTATATAGGCAACGGCAACTGCGCGGCCCTGGTCTCCACCTTTGCCAAGATGGCCGATACCGGTGAGTATGTGTTCTTCACCGTGAACCCAGAGCACCCTGCATATGAATGTGTTAAAAAGATCGACACCTCCGGTGTTCGCCAGGCCTATGTGGCTGAATATGCCCTGCACGATTACCCAATCACCGAGGCAGATATTCTCTCTGTCGGTGAACATGCCTGGAACTCCTCGCTCAATACCATTAATGTCGGCAAGTTTGAACTGGGCTGTGCTTCCATAGGCATTGCCACCCACTCATTTTACGAGGCGCTCAACCATGCGGCCGCACGAAACTTGTATGGTCGTTATGTGACGGACTTTCCCCATGTGCGTAAGATCTTTGTAGAGAGTTACGCCCGCCTCTGTGCCATGAAGCTGGTGGCCTATCGCTCTGCCGACTATCTGCGTGTGGCCAGTGACGAAGACCGCCGCTATCTGCTCTTTAACCCCATCGTCAAAATGAAGGTGACCGGCCAGGGGGAAAAGGTGGTGGCGCTCCTGCATGAGGTGATTGCAGCCAAGGGCTTTGAGCAGGATACCTATTTCGAGATGGCCATTCGTGATATCGGTATGTTGCCCAAGCTGGAAGGAACCGAGCATGTCAATATGGCGCTCATCATTAAGTTCGTGAAAAACTATTTCTTCGAGCCGGTAGAGTATCCGGAGGTCGGGAAACAGTGTGAGGCCAAAGATGACAGCTACCTGTTCAACCAGAAGACCGGCAAGCTGGCCTCTGTGCGCTTTGCCGATTACCGCCGTGCTTACAAAGGTTTTGAAACGGCAAACATCCTGTTGTTCAGATCACAGATGGAGCTGTTCAGAAAGCTGCTTATTTCCGCACCACCATCGAAAGAGCAGGCAGCTAATATCGATTATATGCTGAGTGCCGGTGAGCTTTTCACCCTGGCAGTCTATGCCCAGCTTGTTCTTGAAAACAGTAAGATCAATGGCGTGGACAGCGACCTTCTGGAGCAGATCTTCACCTTCCTGGTGCAGGATTTCTCCCGGGCAGCCCTGCAGATGATCGTCAGCTTTGACAACAGTCCTGAGCAGGAAGAGATGTATCGGGAAATGCTGAAGAAGCCGGTAAACGACAGCGACAGTTTTGACAGGGTCTGGCAGAACCAGGTCTATCCCTTGCGGGATACATATGTTATGAATGACTAG
- a CDS encoding 4Fe-4S binding protein, producing MGHHINGKDSIVPLIDRLNRYPIGLPDNEKLRQILAILFSEDEAYVGSRFPLQESTMKELIRATGWQEEKLTPVLDSMADKGLIMDFKYGRRVYYLLLPGLIGFFELTFMKRRQDLPVEELAQLMHDYLFEDPDDSMGNEFFNSPTPLTRSLTYEEHIPVHSEVTTYESARDIIKKAGYGAVGMCYCRHKKEHLNKSCDKNAPVEEICISLGHGAKFMVRRGFAEERSVDELLAVLDRARELNLTHITDNIRNKPSFICNCCSCCCELLGGVLRGFPNGVAKANFTLEIEAESCKGCGLCAKACNVEALVRVENPAGGKPKFKMTVDPERCLGCGACVSACKTDSLSMVRVERPETPEKKKDLFKQILKEKKRLTPFVIEGVKTTVMRKIGLS from the coding sequence ATGGGTCATCATATTAATGGTAAAGATTCGATAGTTCCGCTGATCGATCGATTGAACAGGTATCCGATCGGTTTGCCCGATAATGAAAAACTGCGGCAGATTCTGGCCATTCTCTTTTCTGAAGATGAAGCCTATGTCGGTTCGAGGTTTCCCTTGCAGGAATCGACCATGAAGGAGTTGATACGCGCCACCGGCTGGCAGGAAGAGAAGCTGACGCCGGTACTTGATTCCATGGCCGACAAGGGTCTGATAATGGATTTCAAGTATGGCCGTCGTGTCTACTACCTGCTCTTGCCCGGCCTGATCGGTTTTTTCGAGCTGACCTTTATGAAGCGTAGGCAGGATCTGCCGGTGGAGGAACTCGCGCAGCTGATGCACGATTACCTCTTTGAAGATCCCGATGATTCCATGGGCAATGAATTCTTCAACAGCCCGACTCCGCTGACCCGTTCGCTTACCTATGAAGAACATATTCCGGTGCACTCCGAGGTGACAACCTATGAAAGTGCCCGCGATATAATAAAAAAGGCGGGCTATGGTGCGGTGGGCATGTGCTATTGCCGCCACAAGAAGGAGCATCTCAACAAGAGTTGCGATAAAAATGCTCCGGTGGAAGAGATCTGCATATCACTTGGACATGGGGCAAAGTTCATGGTTCGCCGTGGCTTTGCTGAAGAGAGAAGTGTCGATGAACTGCTGGCAGTTCTGGATCGTGCCCGGGAATTGAACCTCACTCATATCACTGACAATATCCGCAATAAGCCGTCATTTATCTGCAACTGTTGTTCATGCTGCTGTGAACTGCTGGGCGGTGTACTGCGTGGTTTTCCAAACGGTGTGGCCAAGGCGAATTTTACCCTGGAGATTGAGGCTGAGAGTTGTAAAGGATGTGGGTTATGCGCCAAAGCCTGTAATGTTGAAGCGCTTGTCCGTGTGGAAAATCCGGCTGGTGGCAAACCGAAGTTCAAGATGACAGTTGATCCGGAGCGTTGCCTTGGCTGCGGTGCCTGTGTATCCGCCTGTAAAACAGACTCCCTGTCAATGGTTCGCGTTGAACGTCCCGAGACTCCGGAGAAGAAAAAGGATCTCTTTAAACAGATCTTAAAAGAGAAGAAGCGTCTTACTCCATTTGTGATCGAAGGGGTAAAAACAACGGTGATGAGGAAGATTGGTCTCAGTTAG
- a CDS encoding choice-of-anchor I domain-containing protein has product MKKTIVRGAIALGLVCFAGLGTSCKKDVDTTALEINNPNFGGGKVLLYTTGGEFKGAAHVGNLPDMVAFLPSGDGLIVANEGEPKDDYSVDPIGSISIITLNPRLDGLVQDVTTLNFDGVAIPWDVRIKPGATPIADLEPEYVAVNEDGTKAWVTLQENNAIAVVDLEAKEIVAVKSLGKKSFDKVDIDTKDGANVVAPPANVYALYQPDTIKSYRVDGVDYIVTANEGDDREYAGWEDYEKAYKLTGKAKVSEQLTQDVLAQKGKKKLRVLKDMGMDGTGTYTEFYLAGGRSFSIWDAEGNQVYDSGSEFERYLAKNFADNFNTRVDDTKDPEDIAELIKDGVPFEMVGEIVYFWEGVDARSQKKGAEPEALALAAIGSRTFAYIGLEKQGGFFIYDISNPKQPVMINYINEIDFESLPSESGDLAPEGMVTFVQNQKHYLAIANELSGTVAIYQLAADGDATRLASLGIGTFGEGAAEILDYDPKSQQLFVTNGEKKSVDIINVAQPEAPELVGSIDFSTHADSLQSVAVKNGLVAIAVE; this is encoded by the coding sequence ATGAAAAAGACTATTGTTCGTGGAGCAATTGCGCTGGGATTAGTGTGTTTTGCAGGGCTTGGGACTTCATGTAAAAAGGATGTCGATACCACCGCGCTTGAGATCAATAACCCGAACTTCGGTGGGGGGAAGGTGCTTCTGTATACCACTGGCGGTGAGTTCAAAGGTGCGGCACATGTTGGCAATCTTCCGGATATGGTGGCTTTCCTGCCTTCAGGTGATGGCTTGATTGTTGCCAATGAGGGGGAACCAAAGGATGACTACTCTGTTGATCCGATTGGTTCTATCAGCATAATTACCTTAAATCCACGGCTTGATGGTCTGGTCCAGGATGTTACTACACTCAACTTTGATGGTGTGGCTATTCCATGGGATGTACGAATCAAGCCTGGTGCGACACCAATTGCCGACCTCGAGCCTGAGTATGTGGCAGTAAATGAAGATGGTACCAAGGCCTGGGTTACCTTGCAGGAGAACAATGCCATTGCCGTCGTCGATCTGGAAGCGAAAGAGATTGTGGCAGTTAAATCTCTGGGCAAAAAGAGCTTTGACAAGGTTGATATAGACACGAAGGACGGTGCTAATGTGGTTGCGCCACCAGCAAATGTTTACGCACTGTATCAGCCGGACACAATCAAGTCCTATCGTGTTGACGGTGTCGACTATATCGTTACCGCCAACGAAGGCGATGATCGTGAGTATGCTGGTTGGGAGGATTATGAAAAAGCATACAAGCTGACCGGGAAAGCAAAGGTCTCCGAACAATTGACTCAAGATGTTCTTGCTCAGAAGGGCAAAAAGAAGCTTCGTGTATTGAAAGATATGGGTATGGACGGCACCGGTACCTACACCGAGTTTTATCTCGCTGGAGGTCGTTCATTCTCGATATGGGATGCTGAGGGCAATCAGGTATATGACAGCGGCAGTGAGTTTGAGAGGTATCTGGCTAAGAATTTTGCGGATAACTTCAACACCCGTGTCGATGATACCAAAGATCCTGAGGATATAGCCGAGCTGATCAAAGATGGTGTACCTTTTGAGATGGTAGGTGAAATAGTCTACTTCTGGGAAGGTGTGGATGCACGTAGCCAGAAGAAAGGTGCTGAACCAGAGGCACTGGCCCTTGCTGCAATTGGCTCCAGAACCTTTGCCTATATTGGTCTCGAGAAGCAGGGTGGTTTCTTTATCTATGACATCTCTAACCCGAAACAGCCTGTAATGATCAATTACATCAATGAGATCGACTTTGAATCGCTGCCGAGCGAAAGTGGTGATCTGGCTCCAGAGGGAATGGTCACTTTCGTTCAGAACCAAAAGCATTACCTGGCTATTGCCAATGAGTTAAGCGGTACCGTAGCGATCTATCAGCTTGCTGCAGATGGTGATGCCACCAGGCTTGCCTCTCTTGGCATTGGTACTTTCGGTGAAGGAGCTGCTGAGATTCTCGATTATGATCCGAAGAGCCAACAGCTTTTCGTAACCAATGGTGAGAAAAAGAGTGTTGATATAATCAATGTAGCTCAGCCGGAAGCACCTGAACTGGTTGGTTCAATTGATTTCTCCACCCATGCAGACAGCCTGCAGTCGGTTGCTGTGAAAAATGGCCTGGTTGCCATTGCGGTGGAGTAA
- a CDS encoding isocitrate lyase/PEP mutase family protein: MNPRTQKLRELLAGGEMLTMPCCHDALSARIIERAGFPITFMSGFAVSANRLAMPDTGLISFGEMVDQLRTITSGVSIPVLADGDTGYGNPMNIKRTVREYGAAGASCIMIEDQVSPKRCGHTKGKQVVDFDEAVLRIRAAVDAREEGADILIMARTDARGVLGMQEALTRMKAFHDLGADILFLEAPRSMEEMQQFCESVPGVKMANLIEHGLTPVLSPAELHKLGFSIAAYPLTLLQANITAMENALAGLLEGAHPQGLRDFEHVKDVIGFNDYYREEERYNK, translated from the coding sequence ATGAACCCAAGAACTCAAAAATTACGAGAACTGCTGGCGGGCGGGGAGATGCTGACCATGCCCTGCTGCCACGACGCACTCTCTGCACGCATCATTGAGCGTGCCGGTTTTCCCATCACCTTCATGAGCGGCTTTGCCGTCTCTGCTAACCGGCTGGCCATGCCGGACACCGGCTTAATCTCTTTTGGGGAGATGGTCGACCAGCTGCGTACCATCACCAGCGGTGTCTCAATTCCGGTACTGGCTGATGGTGACACCGGCTACGGCAACCCGATGAATATCAAACGCACCGTGCGTGAATATGGCGCCGCCGGTGCATCATGCATCATGATAGAGGATCAGGTGTCCCCCAAGCGTTGCGGCCACACCAAAGGCAAGCAGGTGGTCGATTTCGATGAAGCGGTGCTGAGAATCCGGGCCGCTGTTGATGCACGTGAGGAAGGTGCGGATATCCTGATTATGGCCAGGACCGACGCCCGTGGCGTACTTGGCATGCAGGAGGCACTGACCAGAATGAAGGCGTTTCACGATCTGGGTGCAGATATCCTCTTTCTGGAAGCACCGAGATCAATGGAAGAAATGCAGCAATTCTGTGAATCTGTTCCTGGTGTCAAGATGGCTAACCTGATCGAGCATGGCCTCACCCCGGTGCTCTCGCCGGCAGAGTTGCACAAGCTGGGTTTTTCCATTGCCGCTTATCCGCTCACCCTGCTGCAGGCCAATATCACCGCCATGGAGAATGCGCTCGCCGGGTTGCTGGAAGGGGCCCATCCGCAAGGACTCCGTGATTTCGAGCACGTTAAGGATGTGATTGGCTTTAATGACTATTATCGGGAAGAAGAGCGGTACAACAAGTAA
- a CDS encoding TRAP transporter large permease, producing the protein MTTALILIALLALLLIRVPVAFALGGLGLFLLWLKDINIIMVPQSLYSTTDNFVLLAVPLFLLMSNILLKGGVGKDLFNAVQSWVGHWPGGLGVATIISCAMFSAISGSSVATAATIATVAIPEMTKRGYNKPFVLGLLAAGGTLGILIPPSIPLILYGVIAEESIVDLFLAGVGPGLMLTFFFMLYCMIYSHFDKNYIPCDKADWQERKRASIRALPTILLATVVIGGIYLGIFTPTESAGVGLALSLLIVGLMRRLDWQKFKEAIYSSMITTVTIFLIIAGAKLFGKAITLYRIPQELSMAITSTFSEPLMFVVMVCCVLLVMGFFLESMSMLLIMVPVLHPALGALMIDPVWFAILFVVMIECALITPPVGMNLFVIQAVAQSKLSEVIRGVWPFIIIMFTSVILIYLFPDIVLYIPFKL; encoded by the coding sequence ATGACTACAGCCTTAATATTAATTGCCCTGCTGGCACTTCTGCTCATTCGGGTTCCGGTAGCTTTTGCCCTTGGTGGACTCGGCCTTTTCCTGCTCTGGCTCAAGGATATCAACATCATCATGGTGCCCCAGTCGCTCTACAGCACCACTGATAACTTTGTACTTCTGGCCGTGCCGCTCTTTTTGCTGATGTCGAATATTCTGCTTAAAGGCGGGGTTGGTAAAGACCTCTTCAATGCAGTTCAGTCCTGGGTAGGCCACTGGCCTGGGGGCCTTGGTGTTGCCACTATCATAAGTTGTGCTATGTTTTCAGCAATCTCCGGGTCTTCTGTCGCCACCGCCGCAACCATCGCCACCGTGGCTATTCCGGAGATGACCAAACGTGGCTATAACAAGCCCTTTGTTCTCGGCCTGCTGGCAGCTGGCGGAACACTCGGCATACTCATTCCACCCTCCATTCCGCTTATCCTCTACGGTGTCATTGCCGAAGAGTCCATTGTCGATCTGTTTTTGGCTGGTGTCGGTCCCGGTTTGATGCTGACCTTTTTCTTCATGCTGTATTGCATGATCTATTCACACTTCGATAAAAATTACATCCCATGCGACAAAGCCGACTGGCAGGAGAGAAAGCGTGCCAGCATCAGGGCGCTGCCCACCATACTCCTGGCAACTGTGGTTATTGGCGGCATCTACCTCGGCATCTTTACCCCAACCGAATCTGCAGGTGTAGGCCTTGCGCTTTCGCTTCTCATCGTCGGCCTGATGCGAAGACTCGACTGGCAGAAGTTTAAAGAAGCGATTTACAGCTCAATGATTACCACCGTGACAATTTTTCTGATTATCGCCGGTGCCAAGCTGTTCGGTAAAGCCATTACCCTGTATCGAATCCCGCAGGAACTCTCCATGGCCATTACCAGCACCTTTTCAGAGCCGCTGATGTTCGTGGTCATGGTCTGTTGTGTACTCCTGGTCATGGGCTTTTTCCTGGAATCGATGTCCATGCTGCTCATCATGGTTCCTGTTCTTCACCCGGCCCTCGGCGCCTTAATGATCGATCCGGTATGGTTTGCCATTCTCTTTGTGGTAATGATAGAATGTGCTCTTATCACTCCGCCTGTCGGTATGAACCTCTTTGTGATACAGGCAGTGGCCCAATCAAAACTGTCAGAGGTAATCAGAGGCGTCTGGCCATTTATCATTATCATGTTCACTTCTGTTATCCTGATCTATCTCTTTCCGGATATCGTTCTCTATATACCGTTTAAACTGTGA
- a CDS encoding TRAP transporter small permease produces MLKLIDTTTTFFAKLAAWMFFVIGGIIVYEVIARYLFFSPTIWSEEISRFLQIWATYLAAAYILHQRKLIAIDVVVSKMPHRAQQFFESLSLVIIAIFSSVACIYGIKIVIASVKIGRATSTMMAVPSWMTEIAIPIGFGLLLLQCLAELYRTIFAYSQPNTNNHH; encoded by the coding sequence ATGCTTAAACTGATTGACACTACAACTACCTTCTTTGCCAAACTCGCAGCGTGGATGTTTTTCGTCATAGGCGGCATAATCGTCTATGAAGTAATCGCCCGCTACCTATTCTTCTCACCTACCATCTGGAGTGAGGAAATATCGCGTTTTCTGCAGATCTGGGCCACCTACCTTGCAGCAGCATACATCCTGCACCAGCGTAAGCTGATTGCAATCGACGTGGTCGTCAGCAAAATGCCGCATCGTGCCCAGCAGTTCTTCGAATCGCTGTCCCTTGTGATAATCGCGATTTTTTCATCGGTGGCTTGCATCTACGGCATCAAGATTGTCATTGCTTCAGTTAAGATCGGTCGAGCTACCTCCACCATGATGGCAGTACCTAGCTGGATGACTGAGATCGCCATTCCAATCGGTTTTGGTCTCCTGTTATTGCAGTGTCTGGCCGAACTTTACCGAACCATTTTCGCATATTCGCAGCCCAATACCAATAACCACCACTGA